A single window of Sphingobacteriales bacterium DNA harbors:
- a CDS encoding FixH family protein, with product MNWGKGIALVLILFILGLAFLVYKTTEVTSEMVTDNYYEKELAYEEVIEGKRNLQKLSEEIQVKIDAEKVSIQFPKELIQENIKGNILFYRPSDPKKDRTTAIILKNHMQSMDMQNFVTGNYQVQITFEVDNNKYYFEKNIYIP from the coding sequence ATGAATTGGGGAAAAGGCATAGCATTAGTATTAATACTTTTTATCTTAGGATTGGCATTTCTAGTGTATAAAACAACAGAAGTAACATCAGAAATGGTAACAGACAATTACTATGAAAAAGAATTAGCCTATGAAGAAGTCATTGAAGGAAAAAGAAATTTACAGAAACTAAGTGAGGAAATACAAGTAAAAATTGATGCCGAAAAGGTAAGTATACAATTCCCAAAAGAATTGATACAAGAAAATATAAAAGGCAACATACTTTTCTATAGACCAAGTGATCCTAAAAAAGACAGAACTACAGCTATTATATTAAAAAATCACATGCAAAGTATGGATATGCAAAACTTTGTAACAGGAAACTATCAAGTTCAAATTACTTTTGAAGTAGATAACAACAAATATTACTTTGAAAAAAACATATATATTCCATAA
- the ccoN gene encoding cytochrome-c oxidase, cbb3-type subunit I: MELEKFYYDNKIARAFAFATILWAIVGMLVGVIIAFQLAEPALNLGVAQTTFGRLRPLHTNAVIFAFVGNGIFTAVYYSFPRLLKTRMFSDKLNWIHFWGWQSIIVLAAVTLVMGITTSKEYAELEWPIDILITIIWVIFGINMLGTIFKRRERHLYVGIWFFLASWVTVAMLHLVNSFAIPVTFLKSYSWYAGVQDALVQWWYGHNAVAFFLTTPYLGLMYYFVPKAANRPVYSYRLSIIHFWSLIFLYIWAGPHHLLYTALPDWAQSLGTVFSIMLILPSWGGMLNGLFTLRGAWDKVREDPVLKFFVVALTCYGMATIEGPLLSLKNVSSYSHYTDWIVAHVHVGALGWNGFLTFGMLYWLIPKLYRTNLYSKKLASTHFWIGTLGIILYAVPMYWSGFKQSLMWKDFTPEGQLTYSFMDSLQSVIPFYLLRAIGGTIYLCGAILMVYNLYKTAKAGSFAEETEAEGAPLPKQYVAPSNAHWHSWIERRPIQMLIFSLIVVGIGGIVEIVPTFLVKSNVPTIASVKPYTPLELQGRDIYIREGCYTCHSQMIRPFRDEVARYGDYSKAGEFVYDHPFQWGSKRTGPDLARQGGKNPNSWHFNHLLDPQSTSPGSVMPPYPWLFKRDLNNESLPKKIKAMQTLGVPYEKGYENIAIKDLEKQAETIAKDLSANKIEISKDKEIIAVIAYLQRLGTDIKAEK, encoded by the coding sequence ATGGAGTTAGAAAAATTTTATTACGACAACAAAATTGCTAGAGCGTTTGCATTCGCTACCATACTTTGGGCTATTGTTGGCATGTTGGTTGGTGTTATCATTGCATTTCAATTAGCAGAACCAGCATTAAATTTAGGTGTAGCGCAAACCACATTTGGTAGACTTAGACCATTACACACCAATGCAGTTATTTTTGCATTTGTTGGCAATGGTATATTTACCGCTGTATACTACAGCTTCCCAAGATTATTAAAAACAAGAATGTTCAGTGATAAACTAAACTGGATACATTTTTGGGGATGGCAATCTATTATTGTACTGGCAGCAGTTACACTAGTTATGGGTATTACAACATCAAAAGAATATGCAGAATTAGAATGGCCAATTGATATTCTAATCACTATTATTTGGGTAATTTTTGGGATAAACATGCTAGGTACCATCTTTAAAAGAAGAGAAAGACACTTATACGTAGGTATCTGGTTTTTCTTAGCAAGCTGGGTTACTGTAGCTATGTTACATTTAGTAAATTCATTTGCAATACCAGTCACATTCTTAAAAAGTTATTCATGGTACGCAGGTGTACAAGATGCATTAGTACAATGGTGGTATGGTCACAATGCAGTTGCATTCTTCCTTACAACACCATATTTAGGGTTAATGTATTATTTTGTACCAAAAGCAGCTAACCGTCCTGTATATTCTTACAGATTAAGTATTATACATTTCTGGTCATTAATATTCTTATATATTTGGGCTGGTCCACACCATTTATTATATACAGCATTACCAGATTGGGCACAATCATTAGGAACAGTATTTTCTATCATGTTGATATTACCAAGTTGGGGTGGAATGTTGAACGGTTTATTCACTTTGCGTGGCGCGTGGGATAAAGTTAGAGAAGATCCAGTGCTTAAATTTTTCGTAGTTGCATTAACATGTTATGGTATGGCAACGATAGAAGGTCCATTATTATCATTAAAAAATGTAAGTTCATATTCTCACTACACAGACTGGATTGTAGCACACGTACACGTTGGCGCATTAGGATGGAATGGATTTTTAACCTTTGGTATGTTATATTGGTTAATCCCAAAATTATATAGAACAAATCTATATTCTAAAAAATTAGCATCTACGCACTTTTGGATAGGTACACTTGGAATTATACTTTATGCAGTTCCAATGTATTGGTCAGGTTTCAAACAAAGTTTAATGTGGAAAGATTTCACACCAGAAGGACAATTAACATACTCTTTCATGGATTCTTTACAATCTGTAATTCCTTTCTATTTATTAAGAGCAATAGGCGGAACAATTTATTTGTGTGGCGCAATTTTAATGGTATATAACTTATACAAAACAGCAAAAGCTGGTTCATTCGCAGAAGAAACAGAAGCAGAAGGTGCACCACTACCAAAACAATATGTTGCACCATCTAATGCACACTGGCACAGTTGGATAGAAAGAAGACCAATACAAATGCTTATTTTCTCATTAATCGTAGTAGGTATTGGTGGCATTGTTGAAATTGTTCCTACATTCTTAGTTAAATCAAATGTACCAACAATTGCAAGTGTAAAACCATATACACCACTAGAATTACAAGGAAGAGATATTTATATCAGAGAAGGATGTTATACATGCCACTCTCAAATGATTAGACCATTTAGAGATGAAGTAGCAAGATATGGTGATTACTCAAAAGCTGGTGAATTCGTTTATGATCATCCATTCCAATGGGGCTCAAAAAGAACAGGACCTGATTTGGCTAGACAAGGTGGTAAGAACCCAAATTCATGGCATTTCAATCACTTATTAGATCCGCAATCTACTTCACCAGGTTCAGTTATGCCACCGTATCCATGGCTATTCAAAAGAGATTTGAATAACGAATCACTACCTAAGAAAATAAAAGCAATGCAAACACTTGGCGTTCCATACGAAAAAGGTTATGAAAACATTGCAATAAAAGACTTAGAAAAACAAGCTGAAACAATTGCAAAAGATTTAAGTGCAAATAAAATTGAGATAAGTAAAGACAAAGAAATCATTGCTGTTATTGCTTATTTACAAAGATTAGGAACAGATATTAAAGCAGAAAAATAA
- a CDS encoding heavy metal translocating P-type ATPase metal-binding domain-containing protein, whose amino-acid sequence MIQNKKDTTVCYHCGDQCNSDDIQLDEKNFCCNGCKMVYQILNENNLCTYYDLNEHAGISIKDEARADKFAYLDNEDVQQKLIQFKDNTNTHVTFYLPQMHCSSCLYLIENIHKINNGIISSKINFSKKEVFIIFNHQETTLRKTVETLTKLGYEPHISLHSTDNNINKTSKSKIYKIGIAGFCFANIMMFSFPEYFSKTTYIEPNLKKIFTFLSLGLSLPVLFYSASEFYSSAWKSIKHKYLNIDVPVVLAVIITFIRSLYEVFVLNGNGYFDSMTGLVFFMLIGRIAQDKTHQYLSFERDYKSFFPIAVNKLFNNVFKPTSVEKLKENDIIQIYANELIPVDAILTKGNAEIDYSFVSGESMPVAKNIGEIVYAGGKQLNGIIELMVIKPMEQSYLTNLWNKDNYHTKENKNKFIDDLSKNFTYFVLTLGFGTLLFWISKGEYAIGFNALTTILIVACPCTLLLASTFTYGHMLSILTKNKFYIRNYNVLENFNNINEIAFDKTGTITESNEIEINFIGNTLPTEYQKYFASLAAQSKHPYSKSIAKYWKNTNKVTIKNFKETIGKGLEAWHNEHYLKLGSAAFFNLDKGKQQDSEVYLAIDNQVVGYFIFSNVYRAQFSNVFHELKNNFKLHILSGDNLSEYNFLHQTLGNDVQLNFNLRPEDKLNNIKKVQQSEQNIMMFGDGLNDAGALKQSNVGIAITENSNNFTPACDGILEASQ is encoded by the coding sequence TTGATACAAAATAAAAAAGATACAACTGTTTGCTACCATTGTGGCGATCAATGCAACTCAGATGACATTCAATTAGATGAAAAAAATTTCTGTTGCAATGGCTGCAAAATGGTATATCAAATCCTCAACGAAAATAATCTTTGTACTTATTATGATTTAAACGAACATGCAGGAATTTCTATAAAAGATGAAGCTCGTGCAGACAAGTTTGCATATTTGGATAATGAAGATGTACAACAAAAACTCATTCAATTTAAAGACAATACAAATACACATGTTACATTTTATCTACCACAAATGCATTGCAGTTCTTGTTTATATCTTATAGAAAATATACACAAAATAAACAATGGAATAATTAGTTCTAAAATAAATTTTAGCAAAAAAGAAGTATTTATAATTTTCAACCACCAAGAAACTACACTTAGAAAAACAGTTGAAACATTAACAAAACTTGGCTACGAACCACATATAAGTCTACATTCGACAGATAATAATATAAATAAAACATCCAAATCAAAAATATATAAAATTGGAATTGCTGGTTTTTGTTTTGCAAATATTATGATGTTTAGTTTCCCAGAATATTTTTCTAAAACAACATATATTGAGCCAAACCTAAAAAAAATATTTACTTTTTTGTCATTAGGTTTATCATTGCCAGTATTATTTTATTCAGCTTCAGAATTTTATTCATCAGCTTGGAAAAGTATTAAACACAAATACCTAAATATAGATGTTCCAGTTGTATTGGCTGTTATTATCACTTTTATCAGAAGTTTATACGAAGTATTTGTCTTAAATGGAAATGGCTATTTTGATAGCATGACTGGCTTAGTATTTTTTATGTTGATAGGCAGAATAGCACAAGACAAAACACATCAATACTTATCATTTGAAAGAGATTACAAATCATTTTTTCCAATTGCAGTAAATAAATTATTCAACAATGTATTTAAGCCAACATCAGTAGAAAAATTAAAAGAAAATGATATTATTCAAATATATGCAAATGAATTAATTCCTGTTGATGCCATACTAACAAAAGGAAATGCAGAAATTGATTATAGTTTTGTATCAGGAGAAAGCATGCCTGTTGCAAAAAATATTGGAGAAATAGTATATGCTGGTGGCAAACAACTCAATGGCATCATTGAGCTCATGGTAATCAAACCTATGGAACAAAGCTACCTTACCAATCTTTGGAATAAAGACAACTACCATACAAAAGAAAATAAAAATAAATTCATTGATGACTTAAGTAAAAACTTCACCTATTTTGTATTAACATTAGGCTTTGGTACATTATTATTTTGGATATCCAAAGGCGAATACGCAATTGGGTTCAATGCATTAACTACAATTCTTATTGTTGCGTGTCCATGTACATTATTGTTAGCATCTACATTTACTTATGGACATATGCTAAGTATACTTACAAAAAATAAATTTTATATAAGAAATTATAATGTATTAGAAAATTTCAACAATATAAATGAAATAGCATTTGATAAAACAGGCACAATTACTGAAAGCAATGAAATAGAAATAAATTTTATAGGCAACACACTACCAACAGAATACCAAAAATATTTTGCATCATTAGCAGCACAATCAAAACATCCATACAGCAAATCAATTGCAAAATATTGGAAAAACACCAACAAAGTAACTATCAAAAATTTTAAAGAAACAATTGGAAAAGGATTAGAAGCATGGCACAATGAGCATTACCTAAAATTAGGTTCAGCAGCATTCTTTAATTTAGATAAAGGGAAACAACAAGACAGTGAAGTATATTTGGCTATAGACAACCAAGTTGTTGGGTATTTTATTTTTTCTAATGTCTATCGAGCACAGTTTTCAAATGTATTTCATGAATTAAAGAACAATTTTAAACTACATATTTTATCAGGCGATAATTTATCTGAATATAATTTTTTACATCAGACACTTGGAAATGATGTACAACTAAATTTCAATTTAAGACCAGAAGACAAATTAAATAATATTAAAAAAGTACAACAAAGCGAGCAAAACATTATGATGTTTGGTGATGGACTAAACGATGCAGGCGCACTAAAACAAAGCAATGTAGGCATAGCTATCACAGAAAATAGTAATAATTTCACACCAGCTTGCGATGGAATTTTAGAGGCATCACAATAA
- the ccoS gene encoding cbb3-type cytochrome oxidase assembly protein CcoS yields the protein MNAIIILLICSLFVAVGFLVAFIWSVKDGQYEDEFSPANRILYDDQEINKNTRK from the coding sequence ATGAATGCAATAATAATACTTTTAATATGTAGCCTATTTGTGGCAGTAGGTTTTCTTGTTGCATTCATTTGGAGCGTGAAAGATGGACAATATGAAGATGAGTTTTCTCCAGCAAATAGAATACTATATGATGATCAAGAAATAAATAAAAATACTAGAAAATAA
- a CDS encoding Crp/Fnr family transcriptional regulator: MMKLLSDELRKAEEKITHLAQKPVRERMAETILFLKETYGIDNEENINVSLSREEIANIVGTATETAIRLLSEFNKENMIELSGKKIKILNTNKLVRVANLYD; the protein is encoded by the coding sequence ATGATGAAATTATTGTCTGATGAATTGAGAAAAGCTGAAGAAAAGATTACACATTTGGCCCAAAAACCAGTGCGCGAAAGAATGGCAGAAACTATTTTGTTCCTCAAAGAAACTTATGGTATAGATAACGAAGAAAATATAAACGTTTCTTTATCACGTGAGGAAATAGCAAATATTGTAGGCACGGCAACAGAAACAGCCATCAGATTATTGTCTGAGTTTAATAAAGAAAATATGATAGAACTTTCTGGTAAGAAAATAAAAATTCTAAATACCAATAAGTTAGTTCGAGTTGCCAATCTATACGATTAA
- a CDS encoding CcoQ/FixQ family Cbb3-type cytochrome c oxidase assembly chaperone: MKFINYLESISGVGIFPLFSLLVFFSFFLMCVIYVIRADDNVMDEMKNIPLEESK, from the coding sequence ATGAAATTTATAAATTATTTAGAAAGTATTTCAGGTGTAGGCATTTTTCCCCTGTTTTCTTTATTAGTTTTCTTTAGCTTTTTTTTAATGTGTGTAATATATGTAATCAGAGCTGATGATAATGTTATGGATGAAATGAAAAATATTCCTTTAGAAGAAAGTAAATAA
- the hemN gene encoding oxygen-independent coproporphyrinogen III oxidase, giving the protein MDNFELIKKYDIPVPRYTSYPTVPFWHEKLDDNEDWKSQINKAINLKKTQDGISLYIHLPFCEQLCTYCGCNKRITKNHDVEETYINALLKEWKMYKSIFKNDILIKEIHLGGGTPTFFSPKNLEYLFTQLIKDIKIDEIHEFSFEGHPNNTTYEHLETLYNIGFKRVSFGVQDTDIKVQHAINRIQPFEKTKQVTEWARQLNYTSINFDLIYGLPFQNEESITKTIQEVISLKPDRIAFYSYAHVPWTKKAQRAYNEDDLPKGKEKYNLYQIGKKIFLDNGYEDIGMDHFALKNDQLLIQKNEYKLHRNFMGYTTNNTQTLIGLGVSAISDVFFAYRQNYKTVEEYYEIIKQNILPIEKGINLTDEDIIQRQHILDIACNGKTTWNDDYNFASETQKYIQQLIDDKLIIINNNSLELTKLGWSFLRNICSIFDKKLIESRKDNMNEKPKFSQSI; this is encoded by the coding sequence ATGGATAATTTTGAATTAATAAAAAAATATGACATTCCAGTTCCAAGATATACAAGTTATCCTACTGTTCCGTTTTGGCATGAAAAATTGGATGATAATGAAGATTGGAAATCGCAAATAAATAAAGCAATTAATTTAAAAAAGACACAAGATGGAATTAGTTTATACATTCATCTTCCATTTTGCGAACAATTATGTACCTATTGTGGTTGCAACAAGCGCATTACAAAAAACCATGATGTAGAAGAAACTTACATCAATGCATTGCTCAAAGAATGGAAAATGTATAAAAGTATTTTTAAGAATGATATACTGATTAAAGAAATACATTTAGGTGGTGGCACACCAACATTCTTTAGTCCAAAAAATTTAGAATATCTTTTTACACAACTTATAAAAGATATTAAAATAGACGAAATACATGAATTTAGTTTTGAAGGACATCCAAATAATACAACTTACGAGCATTTAGAAACATTATATAATATTGGATTTAAAAGAGTAAGCTTTGGTGTGCAAGATACTGACATTAAAGTGCAACATGCCATCAATAGAATACAACCATTTGAAAAAACGAAACAAGTAACAGAATGGGCAAGGCAACTAAATTATACATCTATCAATTTTGATTTAATTTATGGGTTACCTTTTCAGAACGAAGAAAGTATTACAAAAACAATACAAGAAGTAATTTCATTAAAACCAGATAGAATTGCGTTTTATAGTTATGCGCATGTGCCTTGGACAAAAAAAGCACAAAGAGCTTACAACGAAGATGATTTACCTAAAGGAAAAGAAAAATACAATTTATATCAAATTGGAAAAAAGATATTTTTAGATAATGGCTACGAAGATATTGGTATGGACCATTTTGCATTGAAAAATGATCAATTATTGATTCAAAAGAATGAGTATAAATTGCATCGAAATTTTATGGGTTACACGACCAACAATACGCAAACATTAATAGGATTAGGTGTTTCTGCTATTAGTGATGTATTTTTTGCTTATAGACAAAATTATAAAACAGTAGAAGAATATTATGAGATAATTAAGCAAAATATTCTACCAATTGAAAAAGGAATTAACTTAACTGATGAAGATATTATTCAGAGACAACATATTCTTGATATTGCATGCAATGGTAAAACAACATGGAATGATGATTATAATTTTGCATCAGAAACTCAAAAATATATTCAACAACTAATCGATGACAAACTTATAATTATTAATAATAATTCATTAGAACTAACAAAACTGGGTTGGAGTTTTTTGAGAAATATTTGTTCCATATTTGATAAAAAACTAATTGAAAGTAGAAAAGACAATATGAATGAGAAGCCTAAATTCAGTCAATCTATTTAG
- the ccoG gene encoding cytochrome c oxidase accessory protein CcoG, producing the protein MDELQKPKTFRDTVSTVDKEGHRKWIYALQPKGYLYKLRTYVSWVYLAIFFAIPFIKINGVPFLQFNILERRFIFFGKIFTPDDFFIFAVGMITFIVFIVLFTVIYGRIFCGWVCPQTIFMEMVFRKIEYWIEGSANDQKVLDRSEWNTNKILRRGGKHLAFFLLSFIIANTFLTYIIGVENLIKYAREPFYEHFGLIFGLLAFTLIFYAIYAFVRELACIVICPYGRLQSVLLDKDTVVVAYDYVRGEPRGKIHKGAERTNGDCIDCNQCVAVCPTGIDIRNGTQMECTNCTACIDACNFMMDKVGLPQDLIRYASENNIAEGKKLEFTGRMKAYTVILALLIGLMAFLLITRDNIDAHITRSKGQLFTEVDNNKLANFYEIKLINKTNEDIAFNLKLENIGGEIKLVGTDKIIAKTLQQGKANFMIILDKEKVKEYKTNLEIALYDGNKKIRTIKTNFLGPFK; encoded by the coding sequence ATGGACGAATTACAGAAACCCAAAACATTTAGAGATACAGTATCTACCGTTGATAAAGAAGGACACAGAAAATGGATTTATGCTTTACAGCCAAAAGGTTACTTGTATAAACTTAGAACATATGTAAGTTGGGTTTATTTAGCTATTTTCTTTGCAATTCCATTTATAAAAATTAATGGTGTACCATTTTTACAATTCAATATTTTAGAAAGAAGATTTATATTTTTTGGTAAAATATTTACGCCAGATGATTTCTTCATTTTTGCAGTTGGCATGATTACTTTTATAGTATTTATTGTACTTTTTACAGTTATTTATGGAAGGATATTTTGTGGTTGGGTTTGTCCACAAACTATATTTATGGAAATGGTATTCAGAAAAATTGAATACTGGATTGAAGGTAGCGCAAATGACCAGAAAGTACTTGACAGAAGTGAATGGAATACAAATAAAATTTTAAGAAGAGGAGGAAAACATCTTGCTTTTTTCCTTTTATCATTTATAATAGCAAATACATTTCTAACTTATATTATTGGTGTAGAAAATTTAATAAAATATGCTAGAGAACCGTTTTACGAGCATTTTGGACTTATATTTGGGTTGTTAGCATTTACATTAATTTTCTATGCTATTTATGCATTTGTAAGAGAATTAGCATGTATTGTAATTTGCCCATATGGCAGATTACAGAGTGTATTACTAGACAAAGACACAGTTGTTGTAGCATATGATTATGTAAGAGGCGAACCAAGAGGCAAAATACATAAAGGTGCTGAAAGAACAAATGGAGATTGTATAGATTGTAACCAATGTGTGGCTGTTTGTCCTACTGGAATTGATATAAGAAATGGTACACAAATGGAATGTACCAACTGTACTGCGTGTATAGATGCATGTAATTTTATGATGGATAAAGTTGGCTTACCTCAAGATTTAATTAGATACGCCTCTGAAAATAATATAGCAGAAGGAAAAAAGCTAGAATTTACTGGACGTATGAAAGCATACACAGTGATATTGGCATTATTAATTGGTTTAATGGCTTTCTTATTAATAACTAGAGATAATATTGATGCACATATAACAAGATCTAAAGGACAACTATTCACAGAAGTAGATAATAATAAGTTAGCTAACTTCTATGAAATAAAGTTAATTAATAAAACAAATGAAGACATCGCATTCAATTTAAAACTTGAGAATATTGGTGGTGAGATTAAACTTGTGGGAACTGATAAGATAATTGCCAAAACGTTACAACAAGGAAAAGCAAATTTTATGATTATCTTAGATAAAGAAAAGGTAAAAGAATATAAAACAAACTTAGAAATAGCTTTGTATGATGGCAATAAAAAAATCAGAACGATAAAAACAAATTTTTTAGGTCCATTTAAATAA
- a CDS encoding c-type cytochrome — protein sequence MLNIINNKKNILLTVAVLASLGSYAQDINQSKPLSISTNTMLLIIAFVLLGVILMLAAVVSKAIDLFKDKLKEKSKSITTILVVLLTTFAAQAQDAGTVAAEASQNSSAMGNNALSLLLTTIIIVEIAIIAYLIKQISFLTGIDALQKEAVSEGKATTLWDKINSFKPLSQEKDIDLGHSFDGIRELDNIAPPWFTIGFAFTILFAIVYMYRYHISESAPLQIQEYENSLLQAKAEKEAFEKLSPPKTVDENNLVMLGDAEIALGKELFVKNCGTCHANDGGGGAGPNLADNYWLHGGNLKDIFVTIRDGYPDKAMPSWSGLLSPQQIEQLASFVKSLKGTSPASPKEKQGELFNETDATSVVETTTDTTVTAIN from the coding sequence ATGTTGAATATTATTAATAACAAGAAAAATATACTACTTACAGTTGCAGTTTTAGCATCATTGGGTAGCTATGCACAAGATATAAATCAATCAAAGCCATTATCTATATCTACTAATACTATGCTATTGATTATTGCATTTGTATTATTAGGTGTAATTTTAATGCTTGCAGCAGTAGTGTCAAAAGCAATCGATCTTTTTAAAGATAAATTGAAAGAAAAGTCTAAAAGTATCACTACTATATTAGTTGTACTACTTACTACTTTTGCTGCGCAAGCACAAGATGCAGGCACAGTTGCAGCTGAAGCAAGTCAAAACTCAAGTGCAATGGGAAATAATGCACTTTCGTTGCTATTAACAACTATCATTATAGTAGAAATAGCTATTATTGCATATCTCATTAAACAAATAAGTTTCTTAACAGGTATTGATGCACTGCAAAAAGAAGCAGTAAGCGAAGGCAAAGCAACTACACTATGGGATAAAATTAATAGTTTCAAACCACTATCACAAGAAAAAGATATTGATTTAGGCCATAGTTTTGATGGCATTAGAGAGTTAGACAATATTGCTCCACCTTGGTTTACTATTGGCTTTGCATTTACTATACTATTTGCAATCGTATATATGTACAGATACCATATTTCAGAATCTGCACCATTGCAAATTCAAGAATATGAAAACTCATTATTACAAGCAAAAGCTGAGAAAGAAGCTTTCGAAAAACTATCGCCACCAAAAACAGTAGATGAAAATAATCTTGTAATGCTAGGTGATGCTGAAATTGCATTAGGAAAAGAACTATTTGTAAAAAATTGTGGTACTTGCCATGCAAACGATGGTGGTGGTGGTGCTGGTCCAAACTTAGCTGATAATTATTGGCTACATGGAGGTAATTTAAAGGATATTTTTGTTACTATTCGTGATGGATACCCAGATAAGGCAATGCCATCTTGGAGTGGTCTTTTAAGTCCTCAGCAAATTGAACAACTTGCATCTTTTGTAAAATCTTTAAAAGGTACATCACCAGCATCTCCGAAAGAAAAACAAGGAGAATTATTTAATGAAACAGATGCTACGTCAGTTGTTGAAACTACAACAGATACTACTGTGACAGCAATTAATTAA
- a CDS encoding zinc-dependent peptidase: MSPFIFLIISCVVCNIYLQIIEYEEYNIHKDEDISIFFFIKAMFYAKLSEDEKIALAKYNPYYASLDKRLKKEFEERVAKYKMHKNFYYAVDSTRNKKIVVLLISSYAVQLTFGLKKYLMGYFDEIHIYKESFMYLGYDLSGLTSGRRRTIYFSESALLKSLDDPHDGFHIAFHEFAHAIQISNDFRRVYFNIRHYISLIEYIRNNFYLIQLDGTDFFPYYAFKNEEELYACSIEKFFEQAQEFNEKYPRLYEIITQLLNQNPLDTEYPIYRKQ, translated from the coding sequence ATGTCTCCATTTATATTTTTAATCATTTCGTGTGTGGTATGTAATATATATTTACAAATAATAGAGTATGAAGAATATAATATTCATAAAGATGAAGACATAAGTATCTTTTTCTTTATTAAAGCAATGTTCTATGCCAAACTTAGTGAAGATGAAAAAATAGCTTTGGCAAAATACAATCCATATTATGCTTCATTAGATAAAAGACTAAAAAAAGAATTTGAAGAAAGAGTAGCAAAATATAAAATGCATAAAAACTTTTATTATGCAGTAGATTCTACAAGAAATAAAAAAATTGTTGTCTTATTAATTTCTTCTTATGCTGTTCAATTAACTTTTGGTTTAAAAAAATATTTAATGGGATATTTTGATGAAATTCATATTTATAAAGAATCTTTTATGTATCTAGGTTACGATTTATCTGGACTTACCTCAGGTAGAAGAAGAACAATATATTTTAGTGAATCTGCCTTATTAAAAAGTTTAGATGACCCACATGATGGTTTTCATATTGCCTTTCATGAATTTGCACATGCCATACAAATTAGTAACGATTTTCGAAGAGTGTATTTCAATATCAGACATTATATTTCATTGATTGAATACATCAGGAATAATTTTTACTTAATTCAATTAGATGGAACTGATTTCTTTCCATATTATGCTTTCAAAAATGAAGAAGAATTGTATGCTTGTTCTATAGAAAAGTTTTTTGAGCAAGCACAAGAGTTTAATGAGAAATATCCAAGACTATACGAAATTATTACACAGTTACTCAATCAAAATCCGTTAGATACTGAATATCCAATTTATAGAAAACAGTAA